In the Lutra lutra chromosome 12, mLutLut1.2, whole genome shotgun sequence genome, TCCATTGTGGTGAGAAGAATCGAAATTAAATTGGGGGAACTCCTCAGTTTCAAAGATTACCAGCTAAAGAAATGCAATGTAAGCAAACATTTTGTGTTCCTGAAATGCCCTGTGTCTCGGGTGATCAGGTAGAGAGAAGTTATTTCAAGTTCAAATATAACTTGACGATTGCCACATGGTGCAGAGTCTTTCCACCCCTACACTCCAAAAACCCAATCAGACAAGTGGCCGTAATCTGACTCCCAGTGCACTGGGAGCTGCAGGGCAGGCAATGAGAGCTGCACTCTGGCCAGGGAAGGCATGAGTGGCAGACCCGCAGCAAGGCAGTGGGGGTAAGTCCTTCTTTGCCTTAAGGGAACAAAGCGCGGGGCCAAAAGATGAAACTCTTTTATTATAGATATATGTGTCTTCTCAGACAGAATCTAGAAGGCAACTATAGGGCAGGTAGGTGATTCTTTTAGATCTGGGTACTTGGCATAATCATTAGAGAGGCatagggaagggagaagaaaaaaaggatgctTTGTTGCAAAATCCTCCAAATATCTGAGACCTGTGCATGCACAGGGAAATTACCCTATGGAAGGAAATCTATCTGCAGtatttttcatcagaaaaattACTCACCGGGAGGCTCAGCTGTCCAGAAGTGGatcaggctgtgtgctcagcTAGAAAGTAATGTGTCTGGTTCAGTACAACCCGGACACATCAACAAACCCCCTTTGTTCTGGGGCgagagaagcaaaacaaatagTGTTGATCCATTTTCTACGAGTGTGAACGCGTAAGGGAGCATCGCCGATAATAACAGGAGCCATGACAGACTCTGTATGCCGAGGTGAGCGCTTGGAAGGTCAGGGGTATGTATGTGCTGGGGCTCGCAGCTAACGGAGGCTGTTCGCTCTACCCTGGAAGGACATCAGATTCTGTgggttttccaaaaaaaaaaaaaaagctaaaaacacTGTTTAGGAGTATATTTATCTATtggggttttaaatttttttttattttttgatgttttaatttctctggcTGATGAAAATTTGAAGCTGAAAGAGCAAGTGAGTTTCTTAAATTAGGTCTCTGGAGAGGCgggagagaagaggcagggagagagaacttGGGAGGCTGGGGAAAGTGAGGGAGCCGGGGTGTAGCCAGGAGGCGGCCTTTTGCCAGAGCCCGCCTCTCCTGCTGAACCTTGCTGTTGAAAAAGAACCTGAGGTGTCCTGCCCACCAGCCTCCTTGGCTTTCTGCTTtgtcctcttcctttttcccacTTAATCCAGCCATAGACGACCAGCACCTGTGGTAGCCCCTTTGCCCCGCCTCTGGCTGCAGCCAGGGCTGCTGGTGAGTTCAGAAGCCCCATTCCTAGCTTCTTTTCAATCTGTGAGTTCTTTAAGTTTCTCCCCCTTGGGGATATTTTTAATGTCTCCCTCAGGGCATGTTTCCTGCTCCATTTCAAGGGCTGTTTTggctctttattttctctttctctagggAATATGATGCCATTGTCCTCTCAGCTGGGCTTTCTTGTAATTACTTAAAGGAGTTCACAGCCAGGGGACACCTAGGACAGGCAGAGCAGGCTGTGCCCCCTCCGGAGCCGCCCGGTTTGGGCCAAAAATGGGTTTCTCCTTCCAACTCGGAAGCAAAGCCCGGTATCAAACCAGAGGCTGAGCTGAGATCCTAAAGGTCAAGGGAGAGTTCCCTAGCTCTTTTGGCCCAGCATTTCCCCACTGCTCATCCGGAACCCaggctgggcggggtgggggtgggggggtgttccTCTTCCTTATACATCAAGGGAAAAGCTGTAGTAACTCTAATCCGTTCAAATACCTGGCTTTCTCGCCTAACTCTTTTTTCATAGCCCTCTGGTGATCAGTGTTTCCACACTCCTTCCCTCTCACCACTATCACGGGCAAAGGATAAGGCCAAATGCCTTGAATAATGGGGTAACTAGAGTAATTGTCCCCCACATTGGGAATTCTAGCCATTTCTTACCCAAACCAGCAGTTGGCATTAATATCCTCAAACCCGATCCCTTCTCAGTTCCGAAGATCCTCGGACAGTTAAGAGGAAAACAGACTGGAGGAAGAAAGTGCTTGCCgcaccccactctcctccccaccccaatacACACACAAGGTCCCCGCCGTCTTTCTGGGCCacgcaggaggaggagaaggccgCCAAGAAGACGCGGGGGAACAGCCAGTCCCCGTGCAGCCTCCTGCTCCGAGGGCCACTGCCCCCTGCCCGGCGCCCCCGGTCCCGGAACTCGGCTGCCCCTGGAGGGCGCGGACCAGGTGCCCGGGGTGTCCATACCCGCCTGCAGGGTCTCTTTGGGGAAGCATGTCTGAGGGGTCACGTCGGGGGTCGAGAAAGTGTCGGGCACAAGATGGGACTGTCCCCCAGGCTTCCAAAAGCACGGCGCAAGCCAGGATGCAGCTGCGGCTGCCGGGACGCCTGggacgggggcggggcgggggcggggcagcgACTGTTTGTCCACCTGGCACCCGCGCGGGGGTGGCCGCTCCCCCCGCACCCCGGCCGGAGGCTGACACGGCCCAGCGCTGCGCGCCCAGGTCCGCCAGGGAGACGGAGAGCGTGTCCCCGTCGCCGCTCCGGCCCTGGCAACTCCCACCGCCCCTGCCAGTCACCCTGAGCTCCCCTCCCCGGGACGACCGGGCCTCTCCAAAGACCAGCTTCAGCACCCCGGCCTCCTCGCGCGCCTGCTCCCGAAATCCGCAGTCTCTGCTGGGGAAGAGGAGCATCGCGCTCCACAAATCCATTTTCAGAATGCCATTTTGCGCAACCAAGGGCAAAacggcaaaacaaaacaaaacaaaacaaaaaaacccctcctgttttgtgtgtgtattgctTTACGTTCAAACTATAAATGGCATGTTAAAAGTACAGTGAAACTTAAAAACTTACTCTGAGGGAATTAACTCTTGCTCTCAAGTACATGTATTCCCTTCTTCGTTCcttaagaaactgaagaaaccGTATTTCCCTTTCTAGGCACTCATCGGTGCTACTGAAAGAGCTTTGACTACTAAATAGGAGGCGGCCAGCGTCACCATTTGACTGTTAAGGAGACCATTAATTAGGAAGGTTTCCTGgaagcattctttcttgatatgCAAATAACCTTTGAGAGGGCCATTCCCCACAGTCGGGCAAGATTACACGTACGCCTGGAGTCTTCACCCAAATTCATGAACCCTGCTTTGGTAGACTGataccatttgttttcttttcagtaagtGTGGACCATTGTGTAGGAGAGAGAACATCATGGTGGCCTTCAGAGGGGTCTGGACTCAAGCTTTCTGGAAGGCAGTCACAGCAGAATTTCTGGCTATGCTCATCTTTGTTCTCCTCAGCCTGGGATCCACCATCAACTGGGGGGGGACAGAAAAGCCCCTACCTGTCGACATGGTTCTCATCTCCCTTTGCTTCGGACTCAGCATTGCAACTATGGTACAGTGCTTTGGCCACATCAGCGGCGGCCACATCAACCCCGCTGTGACAGTGGCCATGGTGTGCACCAGGAAGATCAGCATCGCCAAGTCTGTCTTCTACGTCACAGCCCAGTGCCTGGGTGCCATCATCGGAGCCGGGATTCTCTACCTCGTCACACCTTCCAGTgtggtggggggtttgggggtcaCCACGGTAGCATCTTTGGCTCTTATTTTCAAACTAGGACTTCAGGCTTCTTGCAGACCCCTGCTACATGACACCCCAATAGCCTGAGAGAATTTCCTAAAACTGCTAATTTCTTCTTAGAAGATTTCTGATGACTCTTGATATGCTTGAAAACTCATCCCAGCAACACTGATTGTATCCATATATAATCATTGTTCCTCATCTAGTGACTTGAATATGATTAGGCTAGGTGGCACaaaaattgtgggtttttttccccctcgcTCTTGCTCCCATCCTAGCGACTACACTAGACTACATATTTAGCTTAAGGCATTTTTTATTACAACTATTTGTTGGTGCACTAGCAGAAGAAACAATTTTGTTTCCTATCACATTCATGAGATTTAAAATGATCTACATCAAGGGCCACACTTAGAACAATAAATTGGCGCTTGATCCTAGTTTTGTCCTTAACTGGTTAGGAACATCAGTTGTTAGCTCAGCACCaggattgattaaaaaaaaaaaaaaacccacacacagtttaaattttaattgaaatgtatACTAATTAATTTAAACCTAATTAATGGATTTAATCATTGccttataaaattataagattcTCAAGAAACTCCTTTATAAGTTAAGTGCAGCAGTGGCacacttttgcttcctttgtaGAAAAGAACATTCAGCACAAATTCCCGCTTGGTCATTGTACGAGTAATTAACTATCTGTGATGACCCAAAATGAGTGgaaatgtattcctttttttttttttctttttttggaagcagggggagcatctcACTTGTGGGGTAGAAGAGATGATTCAAATTAACCATTGCTTTTTCCAGTGATGAAGTATGCCTTTCACTATGATATGTTATCACAGAAAATATACTCATGCTTCGATTCAGATGgagcattttttctctttctaggtTCATGGAAATCTTACCGCTGGTCACGGTCTCCTGGTGGAGTTGATCATCACATTTCAGTTGGTGTTTACTATTTTTGCCAGCTGTGACTCCAAACGGACCGATGTCACCGGTTCAGTAGCTTTAGCAATTGGATTTTCTGTTGCAATTGGACATTTATTTGCAGTAAGTTTCCAAGTCCATTTAAATAATTGACTCATTTCATTTACCCTCACCCTAGAGCTGGCTTAAAGATGTTGTGTTTTACAGCTGTAGTCCTTTAGTATCCAGGCACGTCTGTCCATTTTAGGTGATTATTTTGTTAACTTTGTGATGAGAAATGTTGATATAGCTGCTAACATCTTGACAGTTCCTCTAACTGACTTGGCAAATAGTAGCAAATTGCAGTGAAGGCTTCCTGCTACTAGTCCCATCTCCGCAATGTCTgaagctgttttcttttctcctgtagATCAATTACACCGGTGCCAGCATGAACCCCGCGCGATCCTTTGGACCTGCAGTTATCATGGGAAATTGGGAAAACCACTGGGTAACCATCATGTTGATAATTCCTGTGCTCCTACAGTTGGGGACAATTACCcacagagctcttttttttttttttctttgcttgccaGTTTTCTTACTCCCTTCCAACCTTGACTCCCCACTTTCCTACACCTTTCATGGAGACCAGGGAGAGACTAGCCCAGATTTACTATAAAACATCATATCTTATATCTATTCAGGGCCTTCCataataatctttctttttaaatcagcaCTGCTCTGGGCACTGTATCTGATAGACTTACCTATAGGGAACAAGCAAAAATCAGGGTGTTTGGTGAATACAGAGTTTCAATCACTGAAACTAAAGCCTTCCTGGCAATAACAAAATATACActtgcaaaaaaattttaaaaaaaaaaaagaagaaagaaatgcttaaaaGCACTGTCCATGAACCCAATTAATAGTATGTGAGCTGGAAGCATTTGAACTGCAGATGGAGAGGAATAAATGATGCAAATGTTTATGCCGTTATCACCATAACCATAGCTGAAACATCAATGACTTTCCGAAGAGGCATGCTTTCCAGTCTCGTGGCTAACCTACTTATTTATGGGGTGGCAGGGCTTCCAGAGCATAAGGATGTCCATTTCTAAATACCGCAAACCATTCTATTTCAATTGTTTCTTACAACACAGGAACTTAAATCCATTAAGTGAATAACAAGGCAGTTTTAAGGCTACTCCTAGACTAACTTAAAATTACCAGTAAAAACAGGACACTTACGTAAGCCAGCCTCAGGTAGGGCTGCCTTTGATTGTCATTGATGTGCTGTGAAGgctattttaacaaattttatttttaattcaagaatATAACTGTATGTCacttgtgttttaatttcattcatacaCCGTTGTTGACCCAGTTACATCCTCTCAACCACAGTGCACGTTACAAATGAGAGGAAATCCCACCACTACTATTGACATTCGCTGCTCAGAAAGTGTACTGAGCCTTTAGACGTAATTTCAATCCTCAAAGAATGAGAGTCAGTGCTCAAAAGTCCGATTTTGGACCCAACCATGCAAAGAATGTCAATATATACCATCCACAGGATTGGTCATTTTGCCACTGATATTTCCATTTATGTCTCAAAATTTGCCATATTAACAGGAATGGAAATTTTTAAGGGGCAGTATATAGTTATTTATGGTAAAAGTACAACTGTAAGTTCAACTTTCTTAAATTCAAACTATTTTTACAATTACAATTTAAACAAATAGCAAGTTGAAATTAATATTTCAGTTATGAGGACTTTAAAATGTGGGTGAaagtatatatgtttattaattacCTAGTGGTTGTGGTAGGCTAGCTAAAATTCGACTAGTAGGAAACTCTTAACTTGTTGACTGAATTAAAGGTTTCCCCTTATTGCTATTTTATAACAAACTTGATCCCACTGAACACAAAGGCCCATTCTGTAGCAATAGGTGTGTGGATTTTAGAACTAATTTACAGCATATTTACAGACAGAGAGCTTGACTGATAAGACtacaataacatcaaaatgtTAATGGTGAGTTTTCTAGATAGTGTAATGACACTGTTTCAGCTTTCCTCTTCGTACTTTccatatatctatatttttatcaagaaaaattatttacctttataaattttgaaagtCCTTTTAAAGTATGTTATGACTTTTGTTTGGGAATAACACTTGAAACTGAGATTTGCTCTTTTTGGGGAGCGTGTAACTAGATGTCTTCTGCGTTGGAGTTTTGGGGATGCATCTAATTAATTATTTAGAAGACCTTTGCCTCCTTTGTGGGAGTCATAGCACGGGGACTAGAACATATCTAACAATCAGAGGGCAAAGACACTTAAAGGAGAGATCTAGTTTCTTCTCTGATTGGGCAGGGAGAAGGTCAACTTTTACACCGTTTCTTTCTGTTCAAGACAAGGAGCTTGGTCCTTGTAACCACTCTACTGAGAGTTTCCATG is a window encoding:
- the AQP4 gene encoding aquaporin-4 isoform X4, whose protein sequence is MSGRPAARQWGKCGPLCRRENIMVAFRGVWTQAFWKAVTAEFLAMLIFVLLSLGSTINWGGTEKPLPVDMVLISLCFGLSIATMVQCFGHISGGHINPAVTVAMVCTRKISIAKSVFYVTAQCLGAIIGAGILYLVTPSSVVGGLGVTTVHGNLTAGHGLLVELIITFQLVFTIFASCDSKRTDVTGSVALAIGFSVAIGHLFAINYTGASMNPARSFGPAVIMGNWENHWIYWVGPIIGAVLAGGLYEYVFCPDVELKRRLKEAFSKAAQQTKGSYMEVEDNRSQV
- the AQP4 gene encoding aquaporin-4 isoform X1, coding for MSGRPAARQWGKCGPLCRRENIMVAFRGVWTQAFWKAVTAEFLAMLIFVLLSLGSTINWGGTEKPLPVDMVLISLCFGLSIATMVQCFGHISGGHINPAVTVAMVCTRKISIAKSVFYVTAQCLGAIIGAGILYLVTPSSVVGGLGVTTVHGNLTAGHGLLVELIITFQLVFTIFASCDSKRTDVTGSVALAIGFSVAIGHLFAINYTGASMNPARSFGPAVIMGNWENHWIYWVGPIIGAVLAGGLYEYVFCPDVELKRRLKEAFSKAAQQTKGSYMEVEDNRSQVETDDLILKPGVVHVIDIDRGEEKKGKDPSGEVLSSV
- the AQP4 gene encoding aquaporin-4 isoform X2, whose translation is MPSKCGPLCRRENIMVAFRGVWTQAFWKAVTAEFLAMLIFVLLSLGSTINWGGTEKPLPVDMVLISLCFGLSIATMVQCFGHISGGHINPAVTVAMVCTRKISIAKSVFYVTAQCLGAIIGAGILYLVTPSSVVGGLGVTTVHGNLTAGHGLLVELIITFQLVFTIFASCDSKRTDVTGSVALAIGFSVAIGHLFAINYTGASMNPARSFGPAVIMGNWENHWIYWVGPIIGAVLAGGLYEYVFCPDVELKRRLKEAFSKAAQQTKGSYMEVEDNRSQVETDDLILKPGVVHVIDIDRGEEKKGKDPSGEVLSSV
- the AQP4 gene encoding aquaporin-4 isoform X3, whose product is MVAFRGVWTQAFWKAVTAEFLAMLIFVLLSLGSTINWGGTEKPLPVDMVLISLCFGLSIATMVQCFGHISGGHINPAVTVAMVCTRKISIAKSVFYVTAQCLGAIIGAGILYLVTPSSVVGGLGVTTVHGNLTAGHGLLVELIITFQLVFTIFASCDSKRTDVTGSVALAIGFSVAIGHLFAINYTGASMNPARSFGPAVIMGNWENHWIYWVGPIIGAVLAGGLYEYVFCPDVELKRRLKEAFSKAAQQTKGSYMEVEDNRSQVETDDLILKPGVVHVIDIDRGEEKKGKDPSGEVLSSV